A region from the Acanthopagrus latus isolate v.2019 chromosome 8, fAcaLat1.1, whole genome shotgun sequence genome encodes:
- the LOC119023994 gene encoding uncharacterized protein LOC119023994 isoform X2, producing the protein MNQRNLVQFEVLAQLHSLMCPHNGRDKGFSHAETRFEDQISTLVLEKQELEWEKESLQHQSETMANQHTESIMNVRKQFQAKIRHIEEEKGKHQVSAELKDKEINNLKGELKSLQLLKYNLEKKSSELEQKLVLQNRSKDNHLNQLVEIEKRFSALSRQCAMVKQAHETLEQNVDEAMKRNKKLTSANEKLEATIVSLKKELEEVNSNLIKVKMSSVRLDKNPSPTGREQRIQQLHQKLTMETEMNKQLTEENVAGRAEKQEVMRSLQHTQQLLLTQTQTVSRVELELQMQREQYQALKQEHEVMREKSKATEDKVVQLMESYTASKTSWDKEKEVFLDRIESEQQELQALKEAYDKLHQKYTDLSSQAKVQAQQICELERRDSSQSLSVSTHLFPTFVDETRGEETYNEHISSSEPPVFGSLQHLASSQTKKPDCLNETDVMTQPVVTGSPGEQEIPIPHQQSQFKQSLNTSNLDTCALNNNLFNRCCQSGITGSDSSVSNKHIKNSTRQSDPDVVSDLIDTASSGSANGPLISRGSNVSNTSGASVSGYISVDGSGDLLSKEKSDGGEKELGWKDEVEHGRSTREEETTSGMQQWNKVEVLGENVKLGRSTTETRGMLMAKTADRREDIQRSTEDSRDTKQPKREAKEGEGTYRVEERGKTGSHTPEMQIPAQTITDTTTKKSHAQQVIDFMDTESPLTASESSDFSKSLSHNVSVMVADYRLVNTAYELRREVHAFRSDEHQNANDGHCHDEPQTFAQDLLDQVYEKTMQEMPSGKSIANIPTEVFEHLNQSSVGNSQTNTVALPTQSNNIVSIQELETNAAQTQSSKPSVITRNMEQTDEICDSRLRDDCVLVTTMFELRASPQSQETSERECGQQRSLVTDDEDGDSSASMKREGQSDVDTSENDTCETVPEHVKKSDVKKACVDATIDMVTIAPEAETGSCQEHMKHENFENTGDEKKTKRVVCPSHESDASPGTSSAICYVQSTAKEMLLEDTNNESSLPSNTAYKSSLDWSCTQRKTGSVASAQKQSGPGGFLRHSSTTIPRFLKSNHNKVPLVVASASDLLNASSVSGTLTSWRRHQQGELKAMGETATADMESRASQSISSFPVPTSSVTVTTLPWQNTPGCSRAPAPGPSSGLDFELSCSEEREDQQSSFRAQISKIEHFLNTERLRLPKRRRTDN; encoded by the exons ATGAACCAAAGAAACTTGGTGCAGTTTGAAGTCCTTGCGCAACTCCACAGTTTGATGTGCCCACACAATGGAAGAGATAAAGGATTTTCA CATGCAGAGACACGCTTCGAGGATCAGATCAGTACGCTGGTGTTGGAGAAACAGGAGCTGGAGTGGGAGAAG GAATCCCTACAGCATCAAAGTGAAACCATGGCGAACCAGCACACAGAGTCAATAATGAATGTTAGGAAGCAG TTTCAGGCCAAAATAAGACACATTGAGGAGGAGAAG GGCAAACACCAGGTCAGTGCTGAGCTAAAAGACAAGGAGATTAACAACTTGAAAGGAGAGTTGAAGTCGCTACAG TTGCTGAAGTATAACTTGGAGAAGAAATCAAGCGAGCTG GAACAGAAACTGGTGTTGCAGAACAGGTCGAAAGACAACCATTTGAACCAGCTGGTGGAGATTGAGAAACGATTCAGCGCTCTGTCGAGACAATGTGCCATGGTCAAGCAGGCCCATGAGACACTAGAGCAGAATG TTGATGAGGccatgaaaagaaataagaaattgACTTCTGCAAATGAAAAACTAGAAGCAACTATTGTATCACTGAAGAAG GAATTGGAGGAGGTCAATAGCAATCTGATCAAGGTCAAGATGTCTTCAGTTAGACTTGATAAGAACCCCAGTCCAACAGGCAGAGAGCAGCGTATACAGCAGCTGCACCAGAAACTGACTATG GAAACTGAAATGAACAAGCAGCTCACGGAAGAAAATGTAGCTGGACGAGCAGAAAAACAG gaggTGATGAGGTCTTTGCAGCATACCCAGCAGCTGTTGTtgactcagacacagacagtaaGCAGAGtagagctggagctgcagatgcAAAGAGAACAGTACCAG GCCCTTAAGCAGGAACATGAGGTGATGCGAGAGAAAAGCAAGGCAACGGAAGACAAGGTGGTCCAACTGATGGAGAGCTACACTGCTTCCAAGACCAGCTGGGACAAAGAG AAGGAGGTGTTTCTGGATCGCATCGAGAGTGAGCAACAGGAACTTCAAGCACTGAAGGAAGCTTATGACAAACTTCATCAGAAATACACTGACCTGTCCTCACAGGCCAAAGTGCAGGCTCAGCAAATTTGTGAACTAGAg AGGAGGGACAGCAGTCAGAGCCTCAGTGTTTCTACCCATCTCTTTCCCACTTTTGTGGAcgaaacaagaggagaggaaacctATAATGAACACATCTCCAGCTCTGAGCCACCTGTCTTTGGCAGCCTGCAGCACTTGGCCTCGTCTCAGACCAAGAAGCCAGACTGTCTTAATGAGACAGATGTGATGACTCAGCCAGTAGTCACTGGATCACCTGGAG AGCAAGAAATCCCAATCCCCCATCAACAGTCTCAATTTAAACAGTCCCTAAACACATCAAACCTTGATACCTGCGCACTTAACAACAACCTTTTCAACCGCTGTTGTCAATCTGGAATAACAGGCAGTGACAGCAGCgtgtcaaacaaacacatcaaaaacTCTACTCGTCAGAGTGATCCTGATGTAGTTTCAGATTTAATTGACACTGCTTCCTCTGGGTCTGCTAATGGTCCACTGATTAGCAGAGGTAGCAATGTGAGCAACACCTCAGGTGCATCAGTTTCTGGTTACATATCTGTTGATGGATCTGGAGACTTACTGAGCAAAGAAAAGAGTGACGGAGGTGAGAAAGAACTGGGATGGAAAGATGAGGTGGAACATGGAAGAAGCACCAGAGAAGAGGAGACAACAAGTGGGATGCAGCAGTGGAATAAAGTAGAAGTCCTaggagaaaatgtaaaattggGAAGAAGCACTACAGAAACGAGAGGAATGCTCATGGCCAAAACAGCAGATAGAAGAGAGGATATCCAGCGGTCAACAGAGGATTCAAGGGACACCAAACAGCCTAAAAGGGAAgcaaaagaaggagaaggaacatatagagtggaggagagagggaagacagGGTCACACACTCCAGAAATGCAGATACCGGCCCAGACGATTACTGATACAACTACTAAGAAGAGCCACGCACAGCAGGTCATTGACTTCATGGACACAGAGTCACCACTGACTGCCTCTGAGTCCTCAGACTTTTCGAAGAGTCTGTCTCACAATGTCAGTGTGATGGTTGCTGACTACAGGCTTGTGAACACAGCATATGAATTGAGAAGAGAAGTACATGCCTTCCGCTCTGATGAGCACCAAAATGCCAATGATGGACACTGTCATGACGAGCCCCAAACCTTTGCTCAAGATTTACTTGATCAAGTGTATGAGAAAACCATGCAAGAGATGCCATCTGGCAAATCCATAGCCAACATCCCCACTGaagtttttgaacatctgaatcAGTCAAGTGTTGGAAACTCACAGACCAATACTGTGGCATTACCTACTCAGTCAAATAATATTGTCAGTATCCAAGAGTTAGAGAcaaatgcagcacaaacacaatctAGTAAGCCTTCCGTCATTACCAGAAACATGGagcaaacagatgaaatatgtGATTCACGTTTGAGGGACGATTGTGTGTTAGTGACAACAATGTTTGAACTACGAGCATCACCTCAAAGTCAGGAGACATCAGAGCGGGAGTGTGGACAGCAGAGGTCTCTGGTAACTGATGATGAGGATGGTGATTCCAGTGCATCTATGAAGAGGGAAGGTCAGTCAGATGTAGACACAAGTGAAAACGATACCTGTGAGACTGTCCCAGAACATGTGAAGAAATCTGACGTAAAGAAGGCCTGCGTTGATGCCACAATTGATATGGTGACCATTGCGCCTGAGGCTGAGACTGGCAGCTGTCAGGagcacatgaaacatgaaaactttGAGAACacaggagatgaaaagaagaCCAAAAGAGTAGTCTGTCCAAGTCATGAGAGTGATGCATCACCTGGGACCAGCAGTGCAATATGCTATGTGCAGTCTACAGCAAAAGAAATGCTGCTTGAAGACACTAACAATGAGTCATCTCTGCCCAGCAACACCGCTTACAAGTCATCATTAGACTGGAGCTGCACTCAGAGAAAAACA GGATCTGTTGCATCTGCGCAGAAACAAAGTGGTCCTGGTGGATTCCTCAGACATTCCTCCACCACAATACCCAGGTTCCTCAAAAGCAACCATAACAAAG TCCCCTTGGTGGTTGCCAGTGCGTCAGATCTGTTGAATGCCTCCAGTGTCTCTGGGACCCTGACTTCCTGGAGGAGACACCAGCAGGGAGAGTTGAAGGCCATGGGAGAGACAGCAACAGCAGACATG GAGAGCAGAGCTTCTCAGTCCATCAGTTCTTTTCCAGTCCCCACATCCTCCGTCACAGTCACCACACTACCATGGCAGAACACCCCAGG GTGTAGCAGAGCTCCAGCTCCAGGTCCGAGTTCAGGTTTAGACTTTGAACTATCTTGCTCCGAGGAGAGGGAAGACCAACAGTCATCATTCAGAGCCCAGATCTccaaaattgaacattttctcAACACAGAGAGGCTCCGTCTGCCCAAAAGACGAAGAACTGAcaactaa
- the LOC119023994 gene encoding uncharacterized protein LOC119023994 isoform X1, whose amino-acid sequence MAASASSEWAPSYCFPWRQDDAVGSQSAVFQVLLAELISKAAEAQWDLGLPSNNIMDLTADSGTLPTHTTVGGLALEQELSLSSTCCQTESGGSILLQLLEFKMHLLEVVEELHIRRHAETRFEDQISTLVLEKQELEWEKESLQHQSETMANQHTESIMNVRKQFQAKIRHIEEEKGKHQVSAELKDKEINNLKGELKSLQLLKYNLEKKSSELEQKLVLQNRSKDNHLNQLVEIEKRFSALSRQCAMVKQAHETLEQNVDEAMKRNKKLTSANEKLEATIVSLKKELEEVNSNLIKVKMSSVRLDKNPSPTGREQRIQQLHQKLTMETEMNKQLTEENVAGRAEKQEVMRSLQHTQQLLLTQTQTVSRVELELQMQREQYQALKQEHEVMREKSKATEDKVVQLMESYTASKTSWDKEKEVFLDRIESEQQELQALKEAYDKLHQKYTDLSSQAKVQAQQICELERRDSSQSLSVSTHLFPTFVDETRGEETYNEHISSSEPPVFGSLQHLASSQTKKPDCLNETDVMTQPVVTGSPGEQEIPIPHQQSQFKQSLNTSNLDTCALNNNLFNRCCQSGITGSDSSVSNKHIKNSTRQSDPDVVSDLIDTASSGSANGPLISRGSNVSNTSGASVSGYISVDGSGDLLSKEKSDGGEKELGWKDEVEHGRSTREEETTSGMQQWNKVEVLGENVKLGRSTTETRGMLMAKTADRREDIQRSTEDSRDTKQPKREAKEGEGTYRVEERGKTGSHTPEMQIPAQTITDTTTKKSHAQQVIDFMDTESPLTASESSDFSKSLSHNVSVMVADYRLVNTAYELRREVHAFRSDEHQNANDGHCHDEPQTFAQDLLDQVYEKTMQEMPSGKSIANIPTEVFEHLNQSSVGNSQTNTVALPTQSNNIVSIQELETNAAQTQSSKPSVITRNMEQTDEICDSRLRDDCVLVTTMFELRASPQSQETSERECGQQRSLVTDDEDGDSSASMKREGQSDVDTSENDTCETVPEHVKKSDVKKACVDATIDMVTIAPEAETGSCQEHMKHENFENTGDEKKTKRVVCPSHESDASPGTSSAICYVQSTAKEMLLEDTNNESSLPSNTAYKSSLDWSCTQRKTGSVASAQKQSGPGGFLRHSSTTIPRFLKSNHNKVPLVVASASDLLNASSVSGTLTSWRRHQQGELKAMGETATADMESRASQSISSFPVPTSSVTVTTLPWQNTPGCSRAPAPGPSSGLDFELSCSEEREDQQSSFRAQISKIEHFLNTERLRLPKRRRTDN is encoded by the exons TCTTCCAAGTGTTGCTGGCTGAACTAATATCAAAG GCAGCAGAGGCCCAGTGGGACCTTGGCCTGCCCTCAAACAACATCATGGATCTCACTGCAGACTCTGGGACACTCCCTACCCACACCACT GTAGGAGGACTTGCGTTGGAGCAGGAGCTGTCTCTGTCCAGCACTTGTTGTCAAACAGAAAGCGGAGGCTCCATCTTACTGCAGCTGTTGgaatttaaaatgcatcttcTTGAGGTTGTAGAGGAGCTGCATATACGGAGG CATGCAGAGACACGCTTCGAGGATCAGATCAGTACGCTGGTGTTGGAGAAACAGGAGCTGGAGTGGGAGAAG GAATCCCTACAGCATCAAAGTGAAACCATGGCGAACCAGCACACAGAGTCAATAATGAATGTTAGGAAGCAG TTTCAGGCCAAAATAAGACACATTGAGGAGGAGAAG GGCAAACACCAGGTCAGTGCTGAGCTAAAAGACAAGGAGATTAACAACTTGAAAGGAGAGTTGAAGTCGCTACAG TTGCTGAAGTATAACTTGGAGAAGAAATCAAGCGAGCTG GAACAGAAACTGGTGTTGCAGAACAGGTCGAAAGACAACCATTTGAACCAGCTGGTGGAGATTGAGAAACGATTCAGCGCTCTGTCGAGACAATGTGCCATGGTCAAGCAGGCCCATGAGACACTAGAGCAGAATG TTGATGAGGccatgaaaagaaataagaaattgACTTCTGCAAATGAAAAACTAGAAGCAACTATTGTATCACTGAAGAAG GAATTGGAGGAGGTCAATAGCAATCTGATCAAGGTCAAGATGTCTTCAGTTAGACTTGATAAGAACCCCAGTCCAACAGGCAGAGAGCAGCGTATACAGCAGCTGCACCAGAAACTGACTATG GAAACTGAAATGAACAAGCAGCTCACGGAAGAAAATGTAGCTGGACGAGCAGAAAAACAG gaggTGATGAGGTCTTTGCAGCATACCCAGCAGCTGTTGTtgactcagacacagacagtaaGCAGAGtagagctggagctgcagatgcAAAGAGAACAGTACCAG GCCCTTAAGCAGGAACATGAGGTGATGCGAGAGAAAAGCAAGGCAACGGAAGACAAGGTGGTCCAACTGATGGAGAGCTACACTGCTTCCAAGACCAGCTGGGACAAAGAG AAGGAGGTGTTTCTGGATCGCATCGAGAGTGAGCAACAGGAACTTCAAGCACTGAAGGAAGCTTATGACAAACTTCATCAGAAATACACTGACCTGTCCTCACAGGCCAAAGTGCAGGCTCAGCAAATTTGTGAACTAGAg AGGAGGGACAGCAGTCAGAGCCTCAGTGTTTCTACCCATCTCTTTCCCACTTTTGTGGAcgaaacaagaggagaggaaacctATAATGAACACATCTCCAGCTCTGAGCCACCTGTCTTTGGCAGCCTGCAGCACTTGGCCTCGTCTCAGACCAAGAAGCCAGACTGTCTTAATGAGACAGATGTGATGACTCAGCCAGTAGTCACTGGATCACCTGGAG AGCAAGAAATCCCAATCCCCCATCAACAGTCTCAATTTAAACAGTCCCTAAACACATCAAACCTTGATACCTGCGCACTTAACAACAACCTTTTCAACCGCTGTTGTCAATCTGGAATAACAGGCAGTGACAGCAGCgtgtcaaacaaacacatcaaaaacTCTACTCGTCAGAGTGATCCTGATGTAGTTTCAGATTTAATTGACACTGCTTCCTCTGGGTCTGCTAATGGTCCACTGATTAGCAGAGGTAGCAATGTGAGCAACACCTCAGGTGCATCAGTTTCTGGTTACATATCTGTTGATGGATCTGGAGACTTACTGAGCAAAGAAAAGAGTGACGGAGGTGAGAAAGAACTGGGATGGAAAGATGAGGTGGAACATGGAAGAAGCACCAGAGAAGAGGAGACAACAAGTGGGATGCAGCAGTGGAATAAAGTAGAAGTCCTaggagaaaatgtaaaattggGAAGAAGCACTACAGAAACGAGAGGAATGCTCATGGCCAAAACAGCAGATAGAAGAGAGGATATCCAGCGGTCAACAGAGGATTCAAGGGACACCAAACAGCCTAAAAGGGAAgcaaaagaaggagaaggaacatatagagtggaggagagagggaagacagGGTCACACACTCCAGAAATGCAGATACCGGCCCAGACGATTACTGATACAACTACTAAGAAGAGCCACGCACAGCAGGTCATTGACTTCATGGACACAGAGTCACCACTGACTGCCTCTGAGTCCTCAGACTTTTCGAAGAGTCTGTCTCACAATGTCAGTGTGATGGTTGCTGACTACAGGCTTGTGAACACAGCATATGAATTGAGAAGAGAAGTACATGCCTTCCGCTCTGATGAGCACCAAAATGCCAATGATGGACACTGTCATGACGAGCCCCAAACCTTTGCTCAAGATTTACTTGATCAAGTGTATGAGAAAACCATGCAAGAGATGCCATCTGGCAAATCCATAGCCAACATCCCCACTGaagtttttgaacatctgaatcAGTCAAGTGTTGGAAACTCACAGACCAATACTGTGGCATTACCTACTCAGTCAAATAATATTGTCAGTATCCAAGAGTTAGAGAcaaatgcagcacaaacacaatctAGTAAGCCTTCCGTCATTACCAGAAACATGGagcaaacagatgaaatatgtGATTCACGTTTGAGGGACGATTGTGTGTTAGTGACAACAATGTTTGAACTACGAGCATCACCTCAAAGTCAGGAGACATCAGAGCGGGAGTGTGGACAGCAGAGGTCTCTGGTAACTGATGATGAGGATGGTGATTCCAGTGCATCTATGAAGAGGGAAGGTCAGTCAGATGTAGACACAAGTGAAAACGATACCTGTGAGACTGTCCCAGAACATGTGAAGAAATCTGACGTAAAGAAGGCCTGCGTTGATGCCACAATTGATATGGTGACCATTGCGCCTGAGGCTGAGACTGGCAGCTGTCAGGagcacatgaaacatgaaaactttGAGAACacaggagatgaaaagaagaCCAAAAGAGTAGTCTGTCCAAGTCATGAGAGTGATGCATCACCTGGGACCAGCAGTGCAATATGCTATGTGCAGTCTACAGCAAAAGAAATGCTGCTTGAAGACACTAACAATGAGTCATCTCTGCCCAGCAACACCGCTTACAAGTCATCATTAGACTGGAGCTGCACTCAGAGAAAAACA GGATCTGTTGCATCTGCGCAGAAACAAAGTGGTCCTGGTGGATTCCTCAGACATTCCTCCACCACAATACCCAGGTTCCTCAAAAGCAACCATAACAAAG TCCCCTTGGTGGTTGCCAGTGCGTCAGATCTGTTGAATGCCTCCAGTGTCTCTGGGACCCTGACTTCCTGGAGGAGACACCAGCAGGGAGAGTTGAAGGCCATGGGAGAGACAGCAACAGCAGACATG GAGAGCAGAGCTTCTCAGTCCATCAGTTCTTTTCCAGTCCCCACATCCTCCGTCACAGTCACCACACTACCATGGCAGAACACCCCAGG GTGTAGCAGAGCTCCAGCTCCAGGTCCGAGTTCAGGTTTAGACTTTGAACTATCTTGCTCCGAGGAGAGGGAAGACCAACAGTCATCATTCAGAGCCCAGATCTccaaaattgaacattttctcAACACAGAGAGGCTCCGTCTGCCCAAAAGACGAAGAACTGAcaactaa